The following are encoded in a window of Cygnus olor isolate bCygOlo1 chromosome 21, bCygOlo1.pri.v2, whole genome shotgun sequence genomic DNA:
- the ARHGEF10L gene encoding rho guanine nucleotide exchange factor 10-like protein isoform X9, with protein MWRKELSLPHDPMARSPSSSSTASASGDSEEEDTGFLEVTVSDMKHPPPELGPMPAGLSPQQVVRRHILGSIVQSERSYVESLKRILQDYRNPLMEMEPKVLSARKCQVVFFRLKEILQCHSMFQIALASRVAEWDSTEKIGDLFVASFSKSMVLDVYSDYVNNFTTAMSLIKKACLTKPAFLDFLKKRQMASADRVTLYGLMVKPIQRFPQFILLLQDMLKNTPKGHADRLSLQLALTELETLAEKLNEQKRVADQVAEIQQLSKSISDRSSLNKLLSSGQRQLLLCETLTETVYGDRGQLIKSKERKVFLLNDMLVCANINFKGQLEISSLVPLGPKYVVKWSTALPQVQVVEVGQESGAYDKDNVVIHNAGAKKHAPTGPASHNKVYLGPPRLFQELQDLQKDLAVVEQITLLISTLHGTYQNLNMTVAQDWCLALQRMMKVKEEEIHSANKCRLRLLLPGKPDKSGRPISVMVVFITPSPLSKISWVNRLHLAKIGLREENQPGWLCPDEDKKSKAPFWCPILSCHMSAFSSKALDLQLGAAVHNPVQSSLLGFSAISTSLPQGYLWVGGGQEGAGGQVEIFSLNRSVPRTVKSFPVASPVLCMEYIPEATEGDKTGTEETRAGTEQPPAALHPTVCLGLQDGSIAVYGSVDTGTQCLLTCKSPGMQPVLCLKHSPEYLFAGLQDGTVAAYPRNNGGLWDLAEHPTRLTVGTGPVRALLTLDETVWASCANQVTVLDASSLRAQQTFEAHPDVEASVTHMIKAGSGVWMAFSLGSSIRLFHTETLEHLQEINIATRTTFVLPGQKHVRVTSLLICQGLLWVGTDQGIIVLLPVPRLEGIPKITGKGMVSLNGHGGPVEFLAVALSTLAPDVLKGNQEEEEGEEEKTPEMDGPPPREMRKKGILLQYRLRSTAHLPGQLLSVRDAPAGTGGTPEHTEEDGSIYEMADDPDVWVRSRPCARDAPRKEISSVAIISGGRGYRNFSAEPQRRGGEADSTLLIWQVPLML; from the exons ATGTGGAGGAAggagctgtccctgccccacGACCCCATGGCCCGCTcgccctcctcttcctcaacTGCTTCGGCCTCGG GGGACTCAGAGGAGGAGGACACGGGCTTCTTGGAGGTCACCGTCTCGGACATGAAGCACCCACCGCCAGAGCTCGGCCCCATGCCCgcagggctcagcccccagcag GTGGTGCGGCGACACATCCTGGGCTCCATCGTGCAGAGCGAGCGCAGCTACGTGGAGTCCCTGAAGCGCATCCTGCAG GATTACAGGAACCCGCTGATGGAGATGGAGCCCAAGGTGCTGAGTGCCAGGAAGTGCCAGGTGGTGTTTTTCCGCCTGAAGGAGATCCTGCAGTGCCACTCTATGTTCCAGATCGCCCTCGCCTCCCGCGTGGCCGAGTGGGACTCGACGGAGAAGATTGGGGACCTCTTTGTGGCCTCG TTCTCCAAGTCGATGGTGCTGGACGTGTACAGCGACTACGTCAACAACTTCACCACTGCCATGTCCCTCATCAAGAAGGCTTGTCTCACCAAACCTGCCTTCCTCGACTTCCTCAAG AAGCGGCAGATGGCCAGCGCGGACCGGGTGACGCTCTATGGGCTGATGGTGAAGCCCATCCAGAGGTTCCCCCAGTtcatcctgctcctgcag gacatGCTGAAGAACACTCCCAAGGGCCATGCGGACCGCCTGTCCCTTCAGCTGGCGCTCACAGAGCTGGAGACGCTGGCGGAGAAGCTCAACGAGCAGAAGCGCGTGGCTGACCAGGTTGCTGAAatccagcagctcagcaagaGCATCAGTGACCGCAGCAGCCTCAACAAG ctgctgagtTCGGGGCAGCGGCAGCTTCTGCTCTGCGAGACGCTGACGGAGACGGTGTACGGTGACCGGGGGCAGCTCATCAAGTCCAAGGAGCGGAAGGTTTTCCTCCTCAACGACATGCTGGTCTGCGCCAACATCAACTTCAA AGGCCAGCTGGAAATTAGCAGCCTGGTGCCCCTGGGCCCCAAATACGTGGTGAAGTGGAGCACGGCCCTCCCGCAGGtgcaggtggtggaggtggGGCAGGAGAGCGGTGCCTATGACAAGGACAACGTGGTCATCCACAACGCCGGCGCCAAGAAGCACGCGCCCACCGGGCCGGCCTCGCACA ataAAGTCTACCTGGGGCCGCCACGGCTgttccaggagctgcaggatcTGCAGAAGGACCTGGCGGTGGTGGAGCAGATCACCCTTCTCATCAGCACGTTGCACGGCACCTACCAG AACCTGAACATGACGGTGGCCCAGGACTGGTGCTTGGCTCTGCAGAGGATGATGAAGGTGAAGGAAGAGGAGATCCACTCTGCCAACAAGTGCCGCCTCcgtctcctgctgcctggcaagCCGGACAA GTCTGGCCGCCCCATCAGCGTCATGGTGGTCTTCATCACTCCCAGCCCGCTGAGCAAGATCTCCTGGGTGAACCGTCTCCACTTGGCCAAGATCGGGCTGC GGGAGGAGAACCAGCCAGGCTGGCTCTGTCCCGACGAAGACAAGAAGAGCAAAGCTCCTTTCTGGTGCCCCATCCTCTCCTGCCACATGTCTGCCTTCTCCTCCAAGGCCCTTGATTTGCAG CTCGGCGCCGCGGTGCACAACCCCGTGCAGTCCTCGCTACTGGGCTTCTCTGCCATCAGCACCTCACTGCCGCAGGGCTACCTCTGG GTTGGGGGTGGCCAGGAAGGTGCAGGGGGGCAGGTGGAGATCTTCTCCCTCAATCGCTCGGTGCCGCGGACGGTCAAGTCCTTCCCAGTGGCCTCACCGGTGCTGTGCATGGAGTACATCCCTGAGGCAACTGAAGGGGACAAGACGGGGACTGAGGAGACCCGGGCGGGCACTGAGCAAccccctgcagcactgcaccCCACCGTTTGCTTGGGACTGCAGGACGGCAG CATCGCAGTGTATGGCAGCGTGGACACGGGGACGCAGTGCTTGCTGACCTGCAAGAGCCCAGGCATGCAGCCTGTCCTGTGCCTGAAGCACAGCCCCGAGTACCTGTTTGCGGGGCTGCAGGATGGCACCGTGGCTGCGTACCCCAGGAACAACG GGGGGCTGTGGGACCTGGCTGAGCATCCCACCCGCCTGACCGTGGGCACTGGCCCCGTGCGAGCCCTCCTGACGCTGGATGAGACCGTCTGGGCCAGCTGTGCCAACCAGGTCACCGTCCTCGACGCCTCCAGCCTCCGTGCTCAG CAAACCTTCGAGGCTCACCCGGACGTGGAGGCCAGCGTGACGCACATGATCAAGGCGGGCAGCGGTGTCTGGATGGCGTTTTCCTTGGGCTCCTCCATCCGCCTCTTCCACACCGAGACGCTGGAGCACCTGCAGGAGATCAACATCGCCACCAGGACCACCTTCGTCCTCCCAG GACAAAAACACGTCCGTGTCACCAGCCTGCTCATCTGCCAGGGCTTGCTGTGGGTTGGCACCGACCAGGGCATCATTGTGCTGCTGCCCGTGCCCCGGCTGGAGGGCATCCCTAAAATCACTG GAAAAGGCATGGTGTCTCTCAACGGGCACGGTGGCCCCGTGGAGTTCTTGGCAGTGGCACTTAGCACCCTGGCCCCCGACGTGCTGAAGGGCaaccaggaggaagaggagggtgagGAAGAGAAAACCCCGGAGATGGATGGCCCCCCGCCAcgggaaatgaggaaaaaagggaTTTTGCTGCAATACCGCCTACGCTCCACTGcccacctccccgggcagctGCTGTCAGTGCGGGATGCTCCGGCGGGGACCGGCGGCACCCCGGAGCACACGGAAGAGGACGGCTCCATCTACGAGATGGCCGACGACCCTGACGTCTGGGTGCGGAGCCGGCCCTGTGCCCGTGACGCTCCCCGCAAGGAGATCTCCTCTGTCGCCATCATTTCGGGGGGCAGGGGGTACCGCAACTTTAGTGCCGAGCCGCAGCGCCGGGGCGGCGAGGCTGACAGCACCCTGCTCATCTGGCAGGTCCCGCTGATGCTATAg